Proteins from a genomic interval of Deltaproteobacteria bacterium:
- a CDS encoding EAL domain-containing protein, whose product MEDDGPAAVENQLFRSQIAALEQLLEVYEKSVLEKTDELYAEIAKRRQIEEALRQSEERYRTIIEEMEEWYFETDLAGTVIFSNDVFAKVVGYSQKELTGLDFLSITKREESDLLYNRFNQVFKTGQPTKNIPYEFIRTDGTVTSAEFSIFPKRDKEGQVCGLKGVGHDITERKRAGEKIQYLATHDVLTELPNRSMFSQLLNHAIQAAHRYQRQFAVLFIDLDRFKIINDTLGHEAGDRLLQEIARRLMQPLRAVDVVARLGGDEFVILIEEVSDSSQVATVAHKILTSIIKPITLMGQECRITASIGICLYPKDAEDEQSLMKNADIAMYLAKEEGKNNYQFYSEDIQAKLLEHLSIETNLRFALERNELSLHYQAKVDFKTNAITGVEALLRWQNPYLGSVTPTQFIPVAEETGLIIAIGKWVMKTACVQNVAWQQQGLPAVCMAVNLSLRQLTDDNLIDDIKAALNDSGMAPNLLELEITESMVMYNPGRMISVLAKIKSMGVRLAIDDFGTGYASLAHIKHFPVDTLKVDRSFIRNIPKDAEDKAITEAIIAMGKTLSLTVVAEGVETEEQMNFLKDHSCDEMHGYYFSKPIMPEQFADLLRKHVSFPPKRIGR is encoded by the coding sequence ATGGAGGATGACGGACCTGCAGCCGTTGAGAATCAGCTTTTCAGGTCTCAAATAGCGGCCCTGGAACAACTGCTCGAGGTGTACGAAAAGAGCGTGCTGGAAAAGACGGACGAGCTTTATGCGGAGATTGCCAAGCGCAGGCAAATAGAAGAAGCTCTGCGGCAGTCCGAAGAGAGATATCGAACCATAATAGAAGAGATGGAGGAATGGTATTTTGAGACAGATCTTGCCGGTACCGTTATTTTTTCCAATGATGTTTTCGCCAAGGTTGTGGGATATTCTCAAAAAGAGTTAACCGGCTTGGATTTTCTATCCATCACCAAAAGGGAAGAATCTGATTTGCTCTACAACCGATTCAATCAGGTTTTTAAAACAGGCCAACCGACCAAGAATATTCCCTATGAATTTATCCGCACAGACGGCACGGTAACCTCTGCCGAATTTTCCATCTTTCCCAAGCGAGATAAGGAAGGCCAGGTTTGCGGGTTAAAGGGAGTTGGACATGACATCACCGAGCGCAAGCGGGCCGGAGAAAAGATTCAGTACCTGGCCACACACGATGTCCTGACGGAACTGCCCAACCGCTCGATGTTCAGCCAACTGTTAAATCACGCCATTCAGGCGGCACACCGTTATCAGCGTCAGTTTGCCGTGCTGTTCATCGACTTGGATCGCTTCAAGATTATCAATGATACCTTGGGACACGAAGCAGGAGATCGACTTCTGCAAGAAATCGCCAGGCGGTTGATGCAACCGTTGCGGGCAGTTGATGTTGTCGCCCGTCTGGGAGGAGATGAGTTCGTTATATTGATCGAGGAGGTAAGCGATTCAAGCCAGGTCGCCACAGTAGCCCACAAGATTCTTACCAGCATTATTAAACCCATAACGCTTATGGGGCAAGAATGCCGCATAACGGCGAGCATCGGCATCTGCCTGTACCCGAAGGATGCCGAAGACGAGCAATCCCTGATGAAAAATGCCGATATAGCCATGTATCTTGCCAAAGAGGAAGGCAAGAACAATTACCAATTCTACTCCGAAGATATTCAAGCAAAATTGTTAGAACATCTATCGATCGAAACAAACCTGCGCTTTGCCCTTGAGCGCAATGAGCTCTCTTTGCATTATCAGGCAAAAGTTGACTTCAAAACGAATGCGATTACTGGCGTGGAGGCGCTCCTGCGCTGGCAGAATCCATACCTTGGTTCGGTAACCCCCACGCAATTCATTCCGGTGGCCGAAGAAACAGGATTAATAATCGCGATCGGTAAGTGGGTGATGAAGACCGCCTGCGTCCAAAATGTTGCCTGGCAACAGCAGGGTCTTCCCGCTGTCTGCATGGCGGTAAATTTGTCGCTACGACAACTCACAGATGACAATCTGATAGATGATATCAAAGCAGCGCTGAATGATTCCGGTATGGCGCCAAATCTACTGGAACTCGAAATTACAGAAAGTATGGTGATGTATAATCCGGGGCGTATGATTTCTGTATTGGCTAAAATCAAAAGCATGGGCGTGCGGCTGGCCATTGACGATTTCGGCACCGGCTACGCTTCTCTTGCCCATATCAAGCACTTCCCCGTCGATACGCTCAAAGTGGATCGATCCTTCATCCGTAACATCCCGAAAGACGCTGAAGACAAAGCGATCACCGAGGCGATTATTGCCATGGGCAAAACTTTAAGTCTTACTGTCGTCGCTGAAGGCGTAGAAACGGAAGAACAAATGAACTTCTTAAAGGACCACTCCTGTGATGAGATGCATGGTTATTACTTCAGTAAACCTATTATGCCCGAACAATTTGCCGATCTGCTGCGGAAACATGTCTCCTTTCCACCGAAACGGATAGGTCGATGA